The Ignavibacteriota bacterium region TCCAGAGTTACAAGGGTTCCATCTTTTGCTTGGTTGACCATTTCTCTTTTGACTATTTGTTTATTTAACAGTGTCAACCAAAAATCGCGATACTCGGCATCTTGCAGTTTTCCGCTTTTCAGTATCCGGGGGGTGGTTTTTCCAATTACTTCTTCCTGTTGATAGCCATAGAGTTTTGTAAATGCCGGATTGATGAACGTAATGATTCCCTTAACATCGGTAATGAAAACAACGTCTTCAGAATTTTCAACTGCTTTGCGGAGTTTGACAAGTTCGGATTCCGACCGCTTTCGTTCTGAAATATCACGCAGGATAAGCACCCAGCCGATTGCTTCCTGTTTGGTATTATAAATCACTTCCGCATTTGCTTCTACATCAAAAATTGTCCCGTCTGCTCTTCTTGCCTGGAGTTCACCGGGACCGGAATACAATTTCCTCAGAGTCCCGATAAGACTACTCCGGACAATATGATGTTCACTTGACGGGAGAAAATCGAACAAACTTTTACCGGTAATGACAAAATCGAATGGGTACCCGAACACTGTAAACGCTTTCGGCGACGCGAACGTGAGCATGAAATTCAAATCCACAATCACAATAGCATCGGGCGAAGCGCTGACCATTGAGCGGTAGAGTTCTTCCGATTCCCTCAGAGCGGCTTCCGTTCTTTGTCGTTCCGTGAGATTACGAACGATATGGAGATACTGAATATCAAAATCTACATAGAGAGGAGCGGAACTGATTTCAACAGGGAGGATTGTTCCGTCTTTTTTTACATTGAATGTTTCCCACCGGACACCTCCTTGCTGTGTCGTGGTTCTCATCATCGCAATGCTATGTTGGCGTGTTTCTTCTGAACAGAGGTCCCACAAATTCTTTTTCAGGAGTTCTTTTTCCTGGTATCCGTACAAATGGCAAGCAAGTTCGTTGCACGCAATGACATCGAATCGTTTATCGAGAAGAAGAATTGCCTCGTTTGCCGTAGTAAACATTGCTTTCCATCGGTTTTCAGATTTTCTTGATTCTTCTTCCGCGATGCGCAATTCCGTTATGTCAAGACTTACATTCCCGATAGCATCTATTTCGCCGAACTGATTGACGAGAGGAAATTTATACACGTGATAAAATTTCCGTCCCGAACTTATCAGAACGGAACGGTCATACGCAAGGAACGTTTTTGCAATGACAACTTCTTGGTTTGAGAGGAGGAATTCCTCGGCGAACGCTGTCGGCAGGAGTTGCGTAATATGCTTTCCGACAACATGTGGTTCTTCAACTCCGAATGCTATTTTCCATGCTGTGTTTGCTAACTGGACGATTCCATCTATGCCGGTAACACAAATCGGTGTTACTGCATGTTCTATCAGCGTATGAAGCAATCCTTCTGTTTTTTGAAGGGTTGCTTCGGTCTGTTTTCGCTTGGTAATATCTCTGATAACGACCTGCATGGTTTTCTGTCCCTCAAGTATGAAGGGAATCCCGATAACTTCGACCGGCAGGAGAGAGCCATCGAAACAAATAAATTCTTCTTCAATGACGGGAGCGATAATTCCCTGGTCGAGTGCGGCTTCGACCCGTTGTGCGACACGTTCGCGGTATTCGGGATGAATCACCTGTTGAATCGGTGTTCCGATAAGTGCATTGGCAGAGGGCGCCTTCAACATTTTCACGAACGATTCGTTCACATACAAAAATTTTCCGTCACGGTGAATTGCAATTCCATCCGCAGAACGTTCTACCAACGTCCGGTATTTTTGTTCGCTTTCAAGAAGTTCATGCTCGATTCTCTGTTGATATGACACATCACGGAAGTTTGTAACAATTGCGCGCACGCTCGGTTCATGAAGAAGGTTGGTGACGTTTGCCTCTATCCACACGTACTCCCCGTTTTTGCATTTGAAGCGATACCGCGTGGTGAGATACCCGCCGGTCTGAGTAAGGAGTTCATGAAGCAGTTTAAGATTTCTTGGAACATCTTCAGGATGAAATAAATCAAATGCAAGAGTGTTCAGAAGTTCTGCCGGTTTGTAACCTGTTATTGATTCAACGGAGGGGCTGACGTACAGTATGGTTGCAGTTGCATCAAGCATTGCAAGTCCATCAGAGTTTTTTTCGATGAGAAGTTTGAAGCGTTCAAGTTCGGCAATCCGTTTCTGCGATGCTTCAAGTTCCGCGATAAGTTCCTGTTTTGATTTCGTTGTGTCAGTCATAATGAATGATGTAGTAAAAGAACAGTTAATGTTTATGTAAATCCTTGTGCATGATTTTCCGGGTTTCGTGGAGCCGGTCGTCTGCGGGAAGGTCGGCGAGTTTGTTGTTCATGTTCTCATCGTTTTCATCAAGCAACATTTTTGCTACATACTCGACGATGCTTTTGGGGAAGATGGTTTCCCGTTCGTACAAACTTCTTTTTTCAAGAAGAATGTGCGACGACTCAACACAACTTTTCGGAAGAACAGGAAGTTGATTCAGTAAGGTTTTGTCCTGGAAAATATTACCGGAGACGTAGAGTCGCTCAGCAATTTTCTGTGATTTCTTGTTGGTCAATCCCCACTGTGCCGCCATCGTTATTCCTGCAAGAAGAAGATGAATAATCGCGCTCCCGTCGGGACTGCGCAACTCGACGGTTTGCCGTGCGTCGTTTTCATACCTCGCTTGCTGTTGATTCGGGTTGAGCAGATGAGCGAGGTCTTGCACGTTTGACCATCCGAGCGGGACACGAATCATCGCGCTTCGGTTCAAATCGCTCCAGCAAATCCTTGTTGGCGCTTCCTGATTCGGAACGAGGCGGAGATAGGCGGAAGAGACCGTGTTCCCGAATGCGGTTAATGAATCGGCGTAGGTGCAAAGTCCGCCGATGATTTTTTTCGCATGGGAAGAAAGGCTCCCATTCTTTTCGGTCATGACATTCTTTCCGTTTTTATGCGCCTCGATGTGAACATGCATTCCGTTTCCTGCAACTCCTTCTTCTAATTTCGGTGCGAACGTGGCGACGCAACCATGGTTGTATGCAACATTTCTGATGAGCCAACGCGCAAGTACAAGCGCATCTGCCGCATCTTCCACCGGCAACGGAAGAAATTCGATTTCTAATTGTTCCGCCTGTTTGTTTTTGATTTCATCCAAATCGCTCCCCACACTTTCTACCGAACCGACTTCGCTGTGCGCATACTTCACTGCGCCGGTAATTTTTGAAATTTCATGCACCATTTCATTCAGCACTGAACCGCTTTTCACAAACGGAGCGGAGGCGTGATACCCGCGTTGTTTCATTGCAGGAAAAATCCGTGATGCCGGGTCGCTGAGAAGAAAAAATTCCAACTCGCCGAGTGCGTACAATTCCATCCCGGTTGATTTCCTGAATAGTCGTGCCGCATTGTGAAGAACCGTATCGGGTGCAAATGGCGCGAAGTTTCCATCACGCGTAAGATAACGGCAGAGAACATCGAGACTTGTTGAATCGAACGGATTGAGAAACGCGGTTTTGTACACCGGCACGACATACAAATCGGAGAGCGACGCATCCACCATTCCTTTGAAGAGGGAAGAACCGTCCACCCGTTCGCCATCGGCGAGAATCCGTTCTGCTTGCTTCCGGTTTGCAATCGGGAGTTTTAGTTCTTTCAGTTTTCCATCGAGCGCAACATAATGGAAAGTAATTTTTTCAATTCGTTGTTCTTCGATGACGCGGAGTAAATCCTCGCGTGTAAATTCGTTCGGTTGTTTTTCCAGTAAAAGTGAAAGTGGATTTGCTAATGTGTAGTTGTGAGGGTTCATGAGTATTATTGTCTATGACGATTGTGAATTATACTGTTTGGGTTTGTAATCCGGGAAATAGATTTTTGCACAGTCGGGACACATGCCATGCGTGAAGGTAGCATCTGTGTGGCTTGTAATATATTGATCGACTTGCTGCCAGTATCCTTTGTCATCACGGATTTTCTTACAGCCGGAACAAATCGGTAACAAGCCCTTCAGCGTTTTTATTTGAGTGAGAGCAGTTTTGAGTTCTTCAACAAGCAGTTTCGTTTCCATCTCCGACTGCTTACTTTTTGTGATATCTCTCGAAATTCCCATGAGTCCCATAATTTCCCCTTGTTCGTTATAGAGCGGTGTAAGGAGTGTCGAATACCACAAGGAAGAGTTTGGAAATTGAGTATGATGTTCAAAATGTACAGTTGTGCCTTCTTGTAAGGCGGTTACAACTCTATCGCGGAGTTCTTCCGATGGCTGAAACGGGATGACTTGTTCCCATGGTTTTCCAATGACATCAACTGCCTGCAATCCCACATTATTCAACGCATACGAGTTGACGTACTGAACGCGATTGTCCCTGTCAATAATAAAAATTACATCTCGCGCCGATTCTGCTAATGTGCGGTACCGTTCTTCCGATTGTCGTAACATGCTCGCTTGTTTCTTTTTTTGTATGACATACTTTACACGTACTGTGAGTAAAGCGAGAGCAAGGATACCGAAGGGGATGTAATACGACGGGCGCAGGTAATAAGGATATGGAACATCAATGATGGTAGATTCAATCAGTGTGGGACCATTTCCAAATATTTTTTTTGTTTGAACTTCAAGTGAGTGTTTACCGGAACCAATATCATACAACGAAACGGTTCGAATGGTACTCCACGGCGACCAATGTGTATTATCGAGCCGATATCGCGTTTCAATCATGTTGTTCTGTTGTTCTCCCCAATAGGAGAATACATTCCAGTGTACGTGAGTAATATTCTCGCGGAAGAGCGGTTCAGAGAGTACGATTTTCGGAACGTGAGCAGATAATTCTTTCATATTGAGAATTGCCATACCGCTTCCATACGTCCCGATATATGTAAAATCCTTCGTGGGAATAATGGGCCATAATCTCGTATTTGTTAAACCATCATTTTCATCAATAGAATACCATGTCTCTCCATCGTAAATGGAAACACCACTGCGCGTGGAAACCCAGAGTTTTCCCGACGAATCTTCTTTTACTTCCCAGACGGCGTTGCTTACTAATCCGTCGGCAGTTGTAAAATATTTTGGTTGATTGTTTTCAATATATCCCAGTCCTGAATTTTGGTCACAAAACCATACCCGGTAATTCCTATCAACGAAGACCTCGAATATTCTTTCTAATCGTAGCCCTTGTTCTTTTCCCCAATGTTGCCATGTTCCTTCGTCAGCGTTCTCATTGTGCGGAACCCATTTACTGATTCCGTGTAATGTCCCGAACCACAATGTTCCGTTTTGTTCCACATCTACAGAATACACTCTTCCGCTTGGTAATCCTTGTTGTATTCCCCATTGAAAAAATTTTCCGTTTGAGAGAACATACGCACCGGGCTCAACTTCGACATTGCGCTTGACAGCATCGGAACGTTCCAGTCCGAAAAACCACAATCTTCCAAACCTGTCCTGTTTTATTCGATGAATGAAACCTGCATCAAGTCCCGATTTGTAATCAACGTGTTTCCATGCACTTCCATCCCAACGAAACGCGCCTTCAAATGCCGAACCGCTGCTGACCCAAACGTTGCCTTTGCTATCCTCTGCAAGACCGGTAAGAAATTTTATTTTCTGAGAACCGATTTTATCAATAAACTTCTGCGTACCGTTCGGAGAATGAATGACGATTCCTTCTTCGGTTGCCATCCAGATGGACCTATCCTTTGTGAAGAGAATTTGGTTCACATTATTCCACGCTCCGGAAGATGGGTATCGAACGAACTTCCATCTTGGGGAGGATGCTTTGAAGAGGTAGAGTCCTTGTTCCGTTCCCATCCATAAATCTCCGTTTGAACGATATTTTAAGGAAACGATATTGTGCATCTGATGAGGATAGACTGCTATCTCTGACCAACTATTATTTACTCGTTGCATGACCGTTCCTTGACTTTGAGCAAGGAGCGCGTTATTCTCTTCCGAAATATCAAACGATTCCAGCACAGCGAGGCGTATCTCGCGAACATACCGTGGTTCACCGTGAGGTTCCCATTCCCAGATTCCTTTTGCCTCAGAAGGTCCTACGAGGTTCATCAATCCATACCCGTTTTTATTTTCTATAAACTTTGAAATTTTAAACGGTTCACCTGAAAACGAATATCTTTTTTGTAGTTGTCCTTCATGGTACGAATACATTCCTGTATTAGAAATAATCCAGAGTTGGTTGTTTCTTCCCATGAACAGATTCAGGATTGTTTCGTTGTTCAACTCCGTTAGAAAAAAAGGAGGAGGAGTTGCGACGCTATCTTGAAGAAGAAATAAACCTGCATTGTGGATAAAAAGAATTCCATATCCTTCGAGATACACAGAATTTGTAACAGGTATTCGTTGCCCCTGGTAATACACCGGTAGCGGACGAATTCCTTCTTTGTTTCCGGAGAACAACTTTCCATCTTGTTCGATATAGAGAGTTCCGCGGGAATTGCAGAGAAAAGTATATGTCATTGGCGAAAGAGTGTCTTGCTTGTTCCTGACAGTATGCCAAACATATCCGTCGTACCATGCCAACCCGAATTCTGTAGAAGCCCATGGTGTCCCGTCCGGTGTTTCGATGATTTCGAGAACACGATTTGACGGTAATCCTGTTTCTGTTGTGAAAAGGACCCAACGCCATGGTTCTGTGGAGGGAATGTTTTCAGCCTGTGTGCGGTACGTGGCACAAAGCATCAAACAGAAAAAAAACGAGAACCGGATTGCTGTTTTCATGATGGATGTATAAGAATCTGGAAATTCATATCGGGGAAGTAATTCCAATACAGGAGAATGTTATTCATTCTTCGCTTGATTATCTGAACCCATTTCTTTTATCCGCCGGTATTCAGGGAAATATTTATCTGAACATTCCGGGCACATGCCATGCGTGAATGTTGCGGCAGTATGTTGCATGATGTAATTTTCGACA contains the following coding sequences:
- a CDS encoding PAS domain S-box protein, producing the protein MTDTTKSKQELIAELEASQKRIAELERFKLLIEKNSDGLAMLDATATILYVSPSVESITGYKPAELLNTLAFDLFHPEDVPRNLKLLHELLTQTGGYLTTRYRFKCKNGEYVWIEANVTNLLHEPSVRAIVTNFRDVSYQQRIEHELLESEQKYRTLVERSADGIAIHRDGKFLYVNESFVKMLKAPSANALIGTPIQQVIHPEYRERVAQRVEAALDQGIIAPVIEEEFICFDGSLLPVEVIGIPFILEGQKTMQVVIRDITKRKQTEATLQKTEGLLHTLIEHAVTPICVTGIDGIVQLANTAWKIAFGVEEPHVVGKHITQLLPTAFAEEFLLSNQEVVIAKTFLAYDRSVLISSGRKFYHVYKFPLVNQFGEIDAIGNVSLDITELRIAEEESRKSENRWKAMFTTANEAILLLDKRFDVIACNELACHLYGYQEKELLKKNLWDLCSEETRQHSIAMMRTTTQQGGVRWETFNVKKDGTILPVEISSAPLYVDFDIQYLHIVRNLTERQRTEAALRESEELYRSMVSASPDAIVIVDLNFMLTFASPKAFTVFGYPFDFVITGKSLFDFLPSSEHHIVRSSLIGTLRKLYSGPGELQARRADGTIFDVEANAEVIYNTKQEAIGWVLILRDISERKRSESELVKLRKAVENSEDVVFITDVKGIITFINPAFTKLYGYQQEEVIGKTTPRILKSGKLQDAEYRDFWLTLLNKQIVKREMVNQAKDGTLVTLEVSISPILDENNSLLGFLALQRDITGRKSLEQQFLRTQRLESLGMLAGGIAHDLNNIFAPISMATELMRYRFKEPEHQQIIDTIATSSQRGGEIVKQILTFARGVGGKYGSIQIKHVLRDLFDMMKETFPRLIEIKSDVPKDLWMIQADVTQIHQVLMNLCVNARDAMPDGGSLSLKAENVVVDEALAHANFGASSGNYVMVTVRDTGTGIPSAIIDKIFDPFFTTKEVGKGTGLGLSTAHSIIQNHKGFLTLKSEVGKGTTFNVYFPAECVTSSEVQETRSELPQGNGEIILIVDDERSIREVTQQILNLYNYIAITANDGADALTLFNQMNGQVHLLLVDMMMPVMDGSSTIRAIRKINPEVKIIASSGLLTDVPGSDTLGGHVNSFLQKPYTAEMLLKTVHTILHS
- a CDS encoding glutamine synthetase, with amino-acid sequence MNPHNYTLANPLSLLLEKQPNEFTREDLLRVIEEQRIEKITFHYVALDGKLKELKLPIANRKQAERILADGERVDGSSLFKGMVDASLSDLYVVPVYKTAFLNPFDSTSLDVLCRYLTRDGNFAPFAPDTVLHNAARLFRKSTGMELYALGELEFFLLSDPASRIFPAMKQRGYHASAPFVKSGSVLNEMVHEISKITGAVKYAHSEVGSVESVGSDLDEIKNKQAEQLEIEFLPLPVEDAADALVLARWLIRNVAYNHGCVATFAPKLEEGVAGNGMHVHIEAHKNGKNVMTEKNGSLSSHAKKIIGGLCTYADSLTAFGNTVSSAYLRLVPNQEAPTRICWSDLNRSAMIRVPLGWSNVQDLAHLLNPNQQQARYENDARQTVELRSPDGSAIIHLLLAGITMAAQWGLTNKKSQKIAERLYVSGNIFQDKTLLNQLPVLPKSCVESSHILLEKRSLYERETIFPKSIVEYVAKMLLDENDENMNNKLADLPADDRLHETRKIMHKDLHKH
- a CDS encoding PAS domain-containing protein: MKTAIRFSFFFCLMLCATYRTQAENIPSTEPWRWVLFTTETGLPSNRVLEIIETPDGTPWASTEFGLAWYDGYVWHTVRNKQDTLSPMTYTFLCNSRGTLYIEQDGKLFSGNKEGIRPLPVYYQGQRIPVTNSVYLEGYGILFIHNAGLFLLQDSVATPPPFFLTELNNETILNLFMGRNNQLWIISNTGMYSYHEGQLQKRYSFSGEPFKISKFIENKNGYGLMNLVGPSEAKGIWEWEPHGEPRYVREIRLAVLESFDISEENNALLAQSQGTVMQRVNNSWSEIAVYPHQMHNIVSLKYRSNGDLWMGTEQGLYLFKASSPRWKFVRYPSSGAWNNVNQILFTKDRSIWMATEEGIVIHSPNGTQKFIDKIGSQKIKFLTGLAEDSKGNVWVSSGSAFEGAFRWDGSAWKHVDYKSGLDAGFIHRIKQDRFGRLWFFGLERSDAVKRNVEVEPGAYVLSNGKFFQWGIQQGLPSGRVYSVDVEQNGTLWFGTLHGISKWVPHNENADEGTWQHWGKEQGLRLERIFEVFVDRNYRVWFCDQNSGLGYIENNQPKYFTTADGLVSNAVWEVKEDSSGKLWVSTRSGVSIYDGETWYSIDENDGLTNTRLWPIIPTKDFTYIGTYGSGMAILNMKELSAHVPKIVLSEPLFRENITHVHWNVFSYWGEQQNNMIETRYRLDNTHWSPWSTIRTVSLYDIGSGKHSLEVQTKKIFGNGPTLIESTIIDVPYPYYLRPSYYIPFGILALALLTVRVKYVIQKKKQASMLRQSEERYRTLAESARDVIFIIDRDNRVQYVNSYALNNVGLQAVDVIGKPWEQVIPFQPSEELRDRVVTALQEGTTVHFEHHTQFPNSSLWYSTLLTPLYNEQGEIMGLMGISRDITKSKQSEMETKLLVEELKTALTQIKTLKGLLPICSGCKKIRDDKGYWQQVDQYITSHTDATFTHGMCPDCAKIYFPDYKPKQYNSQSS